The genomic segment TTTTCAAAACAGACAGTGAAGGGCGTTTGGTGCTACCTTTTTCAGGCATAAAGTCTATAAAAGACGTTGTTATAATGGAGCTAAAGTAGAAGTAAACTCAGCGACAATGGGCTTCTCGACGAGATCTCTCGTTGAATCTATCAGCTGAGTTTAAGTAAGCTCATAAACTGAGAATCGTTTGTAGTGCTTTGTGGCTTTAGAAATCATACCTCTGGTTCAGCTGCTAAAGAAGAATATAATTATCAATGAAAGAGCCCTTAAATTAAATGATGCTCTAGAGCTAATAAAAAAACTTGAGTTTACAAGAATTTATGCACTTGATATCAAAGGGCTGTTAAAGGGCAAACCTTCTTTTGAAGCTATTAAGAAAATAGGGGCTGCTAAATCGCTGTGGCTGGAGTCAAGCGCTAGGACATGCGAGGATTGTATTGACTTGATTATCGCAGGTGCTGAGAATGTAGTAATTAACCCTGCTATCGTACCGTTAAAAAATTTAGAATATTGCGCTAAAGTTACTAGAAACATTATTATCAAGCTAGAATTTAACGAAGAGAACGAAGTTATAACAAGTGAAAAGCGCAAACTGCATGATATTATTGAAATTGCTAAAAACGCTCAAATAGAAAATTTGATAACAGCGCAAAAAAACTTAACTCGAAATGTTATTGATGTTTTTGCAAATAATAATTTAAGATCCTATATCCTATGTACTAAGAGCGAGCTAGCTAAATTTAGCGATTGGAAGCTCAGCGGAGCTGTAATTCCTTTAGAGGAGGTTGCTAAGATTTGAGCGCTTTAGAGCAAACTATTGCTTATATATTCAAAAGGAAAGGCAAGCAAGAAATGAGTGTAAAAGATTTTATCTATTCACTTTCTATAGATTTGCATTGGTTTTCGCCCGATGAATGTAAGAAGCTGCTCAATATATGCATAAAATCAAATTTAATTATTGAAGAGAACGATACAATAAAGCCTAATTTTGCAATCGAGAACATTTCTATTCCTCTAGAATTCAAGCCTACCAAAGAAATTTTAGAGTACAAAAAAGATTTGTTTATAGAGCTTGTGAGAGAGCTTGAAAGCGTTACTAAGTTAGATAAGAAAGCTATAGTAGCAGAAATTAATAAACTGCAGAGCGAGCTTAATATTGAGATTGAAGTTGCTGCTTTGCTACTTGCTAAAAAGCATAATATTGATATCTCATATTATATCAAAGAGCTCGAAAATGTAATAGCTGAGAGAGCGCAGTAAAAATTAACAAGAAGCTGCTCTCAGAGTCCTAATATTTTCTGCTATATTGCCTGTAAAGATAAAAGAGCCTGCAACTAAAATATCAGCTCCTGCTTTTATAACTGATTTAGCAGTACTCAAATTAATGCCGCCATCAACTTCTAACTCTATGTTGAGCTTCTCTCTATCAATAACTTTGCGCGCATGCTCCAGCTTAGGAATAACGCTTGGCATAAACTTCTGGCCTGCGAAACCCGGCTCTACAGTCATTATTAGAAGGACATCTATTTTGTTAAGAAATTTAAGAGCTTTTGAAAGCTTCGTTGCAGGATTGATAGCTAAACCTCTTTTTAGATTGTAGCTCTTGATTAGCTCTAACGCCTTGCTAATATTACCTTTCGATTCTAAATGAACTGTGATAATATCGCATCCTGCCGACTCAAACTGAGAAACTAACTTCTCAGGATACTGTATCATTAAATGCACATCGAGAGGTATTCTAGTAATGCTTCTAAGCGCTTTAACGAAGCCTGCGCCAATTGTAATATTCGGTACGAAATGCCCGTCCATAACGTCAACATGTATAAGCTCAGCATTCGCATTTTCTAAAAATTTTAGCTCTTCGCCAAGTTTAGCAAAATCAGCTGAAATTATTGA from the Candidatus Thermoplasmatota archaeon genome contains:
- a CDS encoding DUF2240 family protein; amino-acid sequence: MSALEQTIAYIFKRKGKQEMSVKDFIYSLSIDLHWFSPDECKKLLNICIKSNLIIEENDTIKPNFAIENISIPLEFKPTKEILEYKKDLFIELVRELESVTKLDKKAIVAEINKLQSELNIEIEVAALLLAKKHNIDISYYIKELENVIAERAQ
- the rpe gene encoding ribulose-phosphate 3-epimerase, with amino-acid sequence MAVKIAPSIISADFAKLGEELKFLENANAELIHVDVMDGHFVPNITIGAGFVKALRSITRIPLDVHLMIQYPEKLVSQFESAGCDIITVHLESKGNISKALELIKSYNLKRGLAINPATKLSKALKFLNKIDVLLIMTVEPGFAGQKFMPSVIPKLEHARKVIDREKLNIELEVDGGINLSTAKSVIKAGADILVAGSFIFTGNIAENIRTLRAASC